A window of Solanum stenotomum isolate F172 chromosome 3, ASM1918654v1, whole genome shotgun sequence contains these coding sequences:
- the LOC125857766 gene encoding uncharacterized protein LOC125857766 isoform X3, which produces MRRQLMMSWKRLCRLIMISRPFGKLLRDKAMAVAGRVAIMEEGTTLKASCPMCLQVLSTPLDSDLKMTLAVHMSLWHADDVQLHWELMQNKGRSIVHMPSFCFGAGMAAGIGALMVILARSHAQAFGNKR; this is translated from the exons ATGAGGAGGCAGCTGATGATGTCGTGGAAGCGGCTCTGTAGGCTTATAATG ATTTCTAGGCCCTTTGGAAAGCTACTGCGAGATAAGGCGATGGCAGTTGCTGGGAGAGTCGCTATAATGGAAGAAGGGACGACTTTGAAAGCTTCTTGTCCAATGTGCTTACAAGTTCTAAGCACACCACTCGATTCTGATCTAAAAATGACACTGGCTGTACACATGAGCTTATGGCACGCAGATGATGTTCAATTGCATTGGGAGCTGATGCAAAACAAAGGAAGATCAATTGTTCACATGCCTTCTTTCTGCTTTGGAGCTGGGATGGCTGCTGGAATTGGTGCTCTGATGGTTATTCTTGCCAGAAGTCATGCTCAAGCATTTGGCAATAAGAGGTGA